Genomic segment of Streptomyces sp. NA02950:
AGCCCCGTCGGCGGGTCGAACGTCGGGAGGTCCGTGGGCGCGGACGGCAGATCGCTGGGCAGGGTCGGGACCGAGGTGTCCGGCGGGGTGGTCGCCGGAGGCGTGGTCACCACCGGCGGCAGACCGGTCGGGGCCTCGGGGGTGGTCGGGACGTCGTCCGGGACGCCGCTGCCGTCCTCCAGCCGCAGGTCGAACTCGGTCGGCGGCTTCCCCTCCAGCGCGCTCGCGGTGTACTCGGCCCAGATCTCCGCGGGGTAGCCGCCGCCGTTGATCCGCTCCAGTCCGGTCGCCCCGTACAGCGGCTTCTGTACGCCCGTATTGGAGTCCTGGCCCATCACGGACACGACGGTCGCCAGATCCGGGGTGTAGCCCGCGAACCAGGCGGCCTTGTCCTCCTCCGCGGTGCCGGTCTTGCCCGCCGCCGGGCGCTCGGCGCCCTGGGCCGCGGTGCCGGTGCCGCCGTCGACCACGCTCTGGAGCACCTGGGTGGTGGTGTCGGCGGCGACGCGCGGAATGGCCTGCCGGTGCTCCCGGGACGGGAGCTTGATCTGCTCCCCGTCCTTGGTGATCTCCGAGACCAGGGAGTAGTGCCCGTGCCTGCCGTGGTTGGCCAGGGTCGCGTACGCCTCGGTCATGTCCAGCACGCTGGCGGTGGCCGGGCCCAGCGCGATGGACGGGGAGGCGTGCAGATCGGGGGTCTCCTCGGGGATGCCGAGGTCGAGGGCGGTCCGCTTGACCTTGCGCGGGCCGACGTCCTCGGCCATCTGCGCGTAGACCGAGTTCACCGAGTTGTCGGTGGCCGTGGTGACGTCGATGTCGCCGTAGTCGAGGTCGTCCTCGTTGGCGGGGGAGTAGCCGGTCGGGCCGTCCCGGCCGATCACCTCGCGCCGGTTGTCCCCGTTGTAGAGCGTGTCCGGCGTGATCGTCTGGCCGTCCTGGGTGGTGGCCCCATAGCGCACCGCCGAGGTGAACACGAACGGCTTGAAAGTGGAGCCCACCTGGTAGTCACGTCGGGTCGCGTTGTTGACGAACTGCTTGGTGTAGTCGATGCCGCCGTAGAGCGCGACCACTCTGCCGGTCTTGGGATCGATCGAGGCACCGCCCGCGCGGACGTAGGAGTCGACCTTCCGGTCGTTGCTGAGCTTGCTCATCAGCCGCTCGCGCACGGCCGCGGCGAAGGCGTCCTGCCGCTCGGGGTCGATCGTGGTGGTGATGCGGTAGCCGCCGCGCGCCAGGGTCTGTTCGTCGACGATCCCGTTGCTGGTCAGGTAGTCCTGGACCGCCTCGATCAGATAGCCGCGCTGTCCGGACAGACCGGAGGGGGCGCGGGCCGCCGAGGGCGCGGGGAAGGTCATCTTGTGCCGGGCGGCCCGGCTGAGCCAGCCCTTCTTGACCATGCCGTCCAGGACGTAGTGCCACCGGGCCACGGCCTGCCGCTTGTTCTGCGGGTGGGAGACGACGTCATAGGCGCTGGGGGCGTTGAGCAGGGTGGCCAGATACGCGCTCTCGGCGGTGTTCAGCTGTCCGATGTCCTTGCGGTAGTACGCCTGGGCGGCGGCCTGGATCCCGTAGGCGTTGCGCCCGAAGTAGCTGGTGTTGAGATAGCCCTCGAGGATCTTGTCCTTGCTCACCTCGCGGTCCAGCTTGATCGCGATGAAGAACTCCTTCACCTTGCGGGTGACGGTCTGTTCCTGGTCCAGGTAGTAGTTCTTCACGTACTGCTGGGTGATGGTGGAGCCGGACTGCTTGCCCTTGCCGGTGGCGGTGTTCCACCCGGCCCGGACCATCGCCACGGGGTTGATCGCCGACTCGGAGTAGAAGTCCCGGTCCTCGGCGGCCAGCACCGCGTGCTGGGTGGTCTTGGACACCTCACTGAGCGGGACGTTCTCCCGGTTGACCTTGCCCTCGCGGGCCAGTGGGGTGCCGTCGGAGTAGAGGAAGACATTGCTCTGGGCGATGGCGGCCTTGTTGGCCGGGGGGATGTCGACGAGCAGGTAGCCGCTGACGAGTCCGCCCGCGACCAGCAGGACGATCAGCAGGAAGCCGCCGAGCACCATCCGCCAGGTGGGGATCAGACGACGCCAGCCGGTGCGCTGGGGACGGCCTTTCCTGCCCTTGCCGGACTTTCCGGACCTGCCGCTGCTCTTGCCTCTGCCACTCGGGGCGCCCGTGCCGGCTGCGCTGCCGACGATCAGCTGGGGCTCGTCGCTCATGTCTCCTGGGACTCCTCGGCCGCCGTCGAGGGTTGCGCCGCGGCGGAATCGTACATGGTTGGGCGATTCGCGTCGTACGCCCCATAAAACACTGTCGCATCATCCGTTCCGGCCCGCTTCCGTGGCACGCACCCGCGATGGGTCTGTGACCGGCTGAACGGATGATTTCCCTCACACCTTCCGGTGAAAAACCGATGGCTGCGACTCCGCCAACGGGGCTAGGCTCCTGAACTTCGGTGCCGGGAAGCCGGGGAGCGTCAAAGAGGGGGGGAACGGGGCGGATGCGGCTGTACGCGGCCGTCGCGGTGAGCGCCTTCAAGCGCTACGCGACCTACCGGATCGCCACCGTCGCCGGAGTGTTCACCAACACCGTCTTCGGCTTCATCCTCGCGTACACCTACACCGCGCTGTGGGACGAACGCCCGCACCTGGGCGGCTACGACCTCTCCCAGGCGCTCACCTTCGTCTGGCTGGGGCAGGCACTGCTCGCGGCCACCGCCGTGATGGGCGGCGGCGTCCAGGAGGAGCTCCAGGAGCGGATCCGCTCGGGTGACATCGCCGTCGACCTCTACCGCCCCGTCGACCTCCAGCTGTGGTGGCTGGCGGGCGATCTGGGGCGTGCGCTGTTCCAGCTGCTCGGGCGCGGTGTGGTGCCGCTGACCCTTGGTGCGCTGGCCTTCCGACTCACCCTGCCCGCCTCGCCGTTGACCTGGCTGTGGTTCCTGCTGTCGGTGACGCTCGGGGTGTGCGTGGGGTTCGCGGTGCGCTATCTGGTGGCGCTCGCCGCCTTCTGGCTGTTCGACGTCGCGGGGCTGAGCATGCTGAGCGGACTGCTGTGCCTGTTCTTCTCCGGGATGATCCTGCCGCTGCACGTCTTCCCGGGGCGGCTCGGCGAAGTGGCCCGCGCCCTGCCCTGGTCGGCGATCCTTCAGGTGCCCGCCGATGTCTTCCTGGAGGAGCACCGGGGGGCCGGACTGCTGTGGGCCTTCGGCTTCCAGGCGGCGTGGGCGGTGGTGCTGCTCGCGGCCGGGCGGCTGCTCCAGTCGGTCGCGACCCGGAAGGTGGTGGTCCAGGGTGGGTGAGCGTACGGCCGGCCGGGGGGACGGCTCGGTGCTGCTCCAGGGGTTGCGCGCCTATGTGCTGATCGTGGGGATGTGGGTGCGCTCGACGATGGCGTACCGCACTTCGTTCCTCCTCATGACGCTGGGGAACTTCGCCGCGACCGGACTGGACTTCGTGGCCATCGCGCTGATGTTCTCGCACATCGGCAGCCTCGGCGGGTTCACCCTGCCGGAGGTGGCCCTGCTCTACGGCACCACCAGTACCGCGTTCGGCCTCGCCGACCTGCTGCTCGGCACTATGGAGCGGATCGGCCGCCGGGTGCGGGACGGCACGATGGACACCCTGCTGGTGCGGCCGGTGCCGATCCTGGCCCAGGTCGCCGCCGACCGGTTCGCGCTGCGCAGGCTCGGCCGGATCAGTCAGGGGGCGCTGCTGCTGGGCTGGGCGCTGGTCCGGCTGGACATCGACTGGACGCTCGACCGGGTGTTGCTGATGCCGGTGATGCTGCTGAGCGGCGGTGTCATCTTCGGGTCGGTGTTCGTGCTCGGCGGCGCCTTCCAGTTCTGGGCCGCGGACGCGAGCGAGGTGCAGAACTCGGTGACGTACGGCGGGAACACGCTGTTGCAGTATCCGCCGACGATCTTCGCCAAGGAACTGCTGCGCGGCGTCACCTTCGTCATTCCGCTGGCCTTCGTCAACTGGCTGCCCGCGCTGCACATCCTGGGCCGCCCCGATCCGCTGGGCCTGCCCGGCTGGATCGGGTTCGGCGCGCCGCTGGTCGCGGCCGGGTGCTGTGCGCCGGCGGGGCTGGCCTGGCGGGCGGGGCTGCGGGCGTACCGGAGTACGGGGAGCTGAGGGATGGACGGGACGGGCGGTACGGGCGGCTCCGGCGACGCCCTGATCGAGCTGGACGGGGTGGAGAAGGTCTTCGAGGTACGGCGCCGCGCCGGGCTGCTGCGCCGTGAGCGGCGTCAGGTGCGCGCGGTGGACGGCATCAGTTTCCGGGTGCGGCGCGGTGAGATGGTCGGTTACATCGGGCCCAACGGAGCGGGGAAGTCCACCACCATCAAGATGCTGACGGGGATTCTGCTGCCCAGCGGAGGCCGGGTGAGGGTCGCGGGGATCGACCCCTCGCGGGAGCGGACCCGGCTCGCCCGCCGGATCGGGGTGGTCTTCGGCCAGCGCACCACCCTGTGGTGGGATCTGCCGCTGCGTGACTCCTACGCGCTGGTGCGGCGGATGTACCGGATCCCGGACGCCCGGTACCGGGAGAACCTGGACCGCTGTGTGGAACTGCTGAACCTCGGCGCGCTGCTGGAGGTGCCGGTGCGTCAGCTCTCGCTCGGCCAGCGGATGCGCGGTGACATCGCGGCGGCCCTGCTGCACGACCCGGAGGTGCTGTACCTCGACGAGCCGACGATCGGGCTCGATGTGGTCAGCAAGGCGAAGGTGCGGGAGTTCCTGCGGGATCTGAACGCCGAGCGCGGCACCACCGTGCTGCTGACCACCCATGACCTCACCGACATCGAACAGCTGTGCCGACGGGTGATGGTGATCGACCACGGTCGGCTGGTCCACGACGGCGGGCTGGACGCGCTGCACGCGGTGGGGGAGAGCGAACGCACGCTGGTGGTGGACCTGGAGCGGGAGATGGCGCCCATCGAGATCCCGGGTGCCCGGACGGTACGGGTCGAAGGGCCCCGGCAGTGGCTGGCGTTCCCGGCGACCAGCAGCGCGGCGCCCGTGGTCGCGGCGGTGGCCGACGGCTATCCGCTGGTGGACCTGTCGCTGCGGGAACCCGACATCGAGGACGTCATCGCGCGCCTGCTCCTCCCCGGGCGGGACGGGGCCCATGACCGTGACACGGCCCCGGACGCAGCCCGGGATGCGGACATCGACGCGGTCCGTGACGGCGCGGAAGGCACGGCCGACGCTACGGAAACGTAACGCCGCCGAGCCGGGCACCCGCCATTACGCTGTCCGTATGACAAGCGCTGGTTCTTCCCAGGGGGCGAGCCCCGACGTTCCGGGCGAATCCCAGATGCGGGCCTCCGATGCCGAGCGCGAACGGATCGCCGAGGTGCTCAGGGAAGCCGTCGCCGAAGGCCGCCTCGATATGGAGGAGTTCGAGGAGCGGCTGGACGCGGCGTACAAGGCGCGCACCCACGCCCAGCTGGAGCCGCTGGTCAGGGACCTCCCGGTGCCCGGCACCGGGTCCGGCACGCTGCCCGCGCCCGACCGCCGCGAGGAGTGGAGCGAGCGGATCGGGGGCACGCCCACCTCCCGTATGGCCGTCGCGGTCATGGGCGGTTTCCAGCGTAAGGGCACCTGGACCGCGCCGCGCGGCTTCACCGCCATCACCCTCATGGGCGGCGGCGAGATCGATCTGCGTGAGGCCCGCTTCGAGGGCCGCGAGACGGTGATCCGCTGCTTCGCGCTCATGGGCGGGGTGCAGGTCATCGTGGGGCCGGAGGTCGAGATCCACGTCGGCGGCATCGGCATCATGGGCGGCTTCGACCAGAGCGGGGAGGCCGGCGGCGAACCCGGTGCGCCCCGGGTGACCGTGACCGGGCTGGCGATCTTCGGCGGGGTCAGTGTCGAGCGCAGGCTG
This window contains:
- a CDS encoding transglycosylase domain-containing protein; translated protein: MSDEPQLIVGSAAGTGAPSGRGKSSGRSGKSGKGRKGRPQRTGWRRLIPTWRMVLGGFLLIVLLVAGGLVSGYLLVDIPPANKAAIAQSNVFLYSDGTPLAREGKVNRENVPLSEVSKTTQHAVLAAEDRDFYSESAINPVAMVRAGWNTATGKGKQSGSTITQQYVKNYYLDQEQTVTRKVKEFFIAIKLDREVSKDKILEGYLNTSYFGRNAYGIQAAAQAYYRKDIGQLNTAESAYLATLLNAPSAYDVVSHPQNKRQAVARWHYVLDGMVKKGWLSRAARHKMTFPAPSAARAPSGLSGQRGYLIEAVQDYLTSNGIVDEQTLARGGYRITTTIDPERQDAFAAAVRERLMSKLSNDRKVDSYVRAGGASIDPKTGRVVALYGGIDYTKQFVNNATRRDYQVGSTFKPFVFTSAVRYGATTQDGQTITPDTLYNGDNRREVIGRDGPTGYSPANEDDLDYGDIDVTTATDNSVNSVYAQMAEDVGPRKVKRTALDLGIPEETPDLHASPSIALGPATASVLDMTEAYATLANHGRHGHYSLVSEITKDGEQIKLPSREHRQAIPRVAADTTTQVLQSVVDGGTGTAAQGAERPAAGKTGTAEEDKAAWFAGYTPDLATVVSVMGQDSNTGVQKPLYGATGLERINGGGYPAEIWAEYTASALEGKPPTEFDLRLEDGSGVPDDVPTTPEAPTGLPPVVTTPPATTPPDTSVPTLPSDLPSAPTDLPTFDPPTGLPTGEPSAEDTGGEGGDQGEGADEGEGDPGGLEGG
- a CDS encoding ABC-2 family transporter protein — protein: MRLYAAVAVSAFKRYATYRIATVAGVFTNTVFGFILAYTYTALWDERPHLGGYDLSQALTFVWLGQALLAATAVMGGGVQEELQERIRSGDIAVDLYRPVDLQLWWLAGDLGRALFQLLGRGVVPLTLGALAFRLTLPASPLTWLWFLLSVTLGVCVGFAVRYLVALAAFWLFDVAGLSMLSGLLCLFFSGMILPLHVFPGRLGEVARALPWSAILQVPADVFLEEHRGAGLLWAFGFQAAWAVVLLAAGRLLQSVATRKVVVQGG
- a CDS encoding ABC transporter permease, with protein sequence MWVRSTMAYRTSFLLMTLGNFAATGLDFVAIALMFSHIGSLGGFTLPEVALLYGTTSTAFGLADLLLGTMERIGRRVRDGTMDTLLVRPVPILAQVAADRFALRRLGRISQGALLLGWALVRLDIDWTLDRVLLMPVMLLSGGVIFGSVFVLGGAFQFWAADASEVQNSVTYGGNTLLQYPPTIFAKELLRGVTFVIPLAFVNWLPALHILGRPDPLGLPGWIGFGAPLVAAGCCAPAGLAWRAGLRAYRSTGS
- a CDS encoding ATP-binding cassette domain-containing protein; the protein is MDGTGGTGGSGDALIELDGVEKVFEVRRRAGLLRRERRQVRAVDGISFRVRRGEMVGYIGPNGAGKSTTIKMLTGILLPSGGRVRVAGIDPSRERTRLARRIGVVFGQRTTLWWDLPLRDSYALVRRMYRIPDARYRENLDRCVELLNLGALLEVPVRQLSLGQRMRGDIAAALLHDPEVLYLDEPTIGLDVVSKAKVREFLRDLNAERGTTVLLTTHDLTDIEQLCRRVMVIDHGRLVHDGGLDALHAVGESERTLVVDLEREMAPIEIPGARTVRVEGPRQWLAFPATSSAAPVVAAVADGYPLVDLSLREPDIEDVIARLLLPGRDGAHDRDTAPDAARDADIDAVRDGAEGTADATET
- a CDS encoding DUF1707 domain-containing protein, with the translated sequence MTSAGSSQGASPDVPGESQMRASDAERERIAEVLREAVAEGRLDMEEFEERLDAAYKARTHAQLEPLVRDLPVPGTGSGTLPAPDRREEWSERIGGTPTSRMAVAVMGGFQRKGTWTAPRGFTAITLMGGGEIDLREARFEGRETVIRCFALMGGVQVIVGPEVEIHVGGIGIMGGFDQSGEAGGEPGAPRVTVTGLAIFGGVSVERRLRKAEQRRLKAERRQLRAERRELLRAERRERREERREDRRGGHEERLEGHWGTHRRVSFEKDRPED